A stretch of DNA from Anaerolineales bacterium:
GATTCCCAGTACTGAATACAAGATGCTGGAAAATAACATTGCCTATGTTCGCTTGAATGCCTTCAGTAGCACCACAGGAGATGAGCTGCGTTCAGCCTTACAGGACCTGATGGCTCATAACCCGCAAAGCCTGATCCTCGACTTGCGTTATAACGGAGGTGGCTACCTCGATGAGGCAATCCAGGTCGGCTCAGAATTCCTGGCGGATGGGGTTGTGGCCTATGAAGAATTCGGTGATGGCACGCGCAATACATTTACTGCCAGTGGCGATGGGATCGCTACGAAAATCCCGATGCTCGTCTTAGTGAATGAGTGGTCTGCTTCAGCTTCTGAAGTAGTTGCAGGAGCATTACAAGACCGGGGACGGGCTCAGTTAGTGGGCGTCACCACCTTTGGGAAAGGAACTGCACAGAATTGGATTGCTTTATCGGACAACGAGGGTGCCGTCCGGGTAACCATGGCGCGCTGGCTAACGCCTAACATGCGCAATGTGAGCGGTACCGGGTTGACACCGGATGTGGAAGTGAGTATTCCGGATACCGATGCACAGGCAGGTGTGGATACACAACTGAATAAAGCCATAGAGATCTTATCTCAACCTTAGTACATGCAACTTAATGGTATGTTTTACATTTAATAGTAAGGATTGAGTTTACAGGAGGTACATTATGTTTTTATTGGATCCAACATATTTGCTGTTTATGCTCCCAGCATTTATATTAATGATCATTGCACAAAGTTATGTGAGCGGTGCATACAAAAAATGGAGCAAGGTGCCGGCTCAAAGCCGATTTACAGGTGCCCAGGCTGCCGAACGACTGATTACATATGGCGGTCTGGATGTCTCGGTTGACGGTGTGCGTGGGAAGTTAACTGATAATTATGACCCACGTGTGAAGACGCTGCATCTCTCTGAAGGCGTTTACAACAGCTCATCAGTCGCTTCGCTGGCAATCGCTGCCCATGAGCTTGGGCATGCCATGCAGGACCGGGATGGCTACTTCCCGCTACGATTACGGGCGGCCCTGGTCCCTGCGGTAAACATTGGCTCCTATTTAGGATGGATCCTCATCCTCATTGGCATGCTCTTGCGGCAGACGCAGCTTGCCTGGCTGGGTGTGATTGTCTTTTCGGGTGGAGCAATCTTCGCCCTGGCAACTTTACCGGTAGAGCTTAATGCCTCCTCACGGGCAAAAGCACTGCTAACCAATACGGGGATGATCATTGGAGAGAATGAGCAGCGTGGGGTTAACAGTGTTCTAAATGCTGCAGCCCTGACCTATGTCGCTGGTCTCGTAACCGCAGTTTTACA
This window harbors:
- a CDS encoding zinc metallopeptidase, whose translation is MFLLDPTYLLFMLPAFILMIIAQSYVSGAYKKWSKVPAQSRFTGAQAAERLITYGGLDVSVDGVRGKLTDNYDPRVKTLHLSEGVYNSSSVASLAIAAHELGHAMQDRDGYFPLRLRAALVPAVNIGSYLGWILILIGMLLRQTQLAWLGVIVFSGGAIFALATLPVELNASSRAKALLTNTGMIIGENEQRGVNSVLNAAALTYVAGLVTAVLQLLYFVTMVGGAGGRRR